In Puntigrus tetrazona isolate hp1 chromosome 22, ASM1883169v1, whole genome shotgun sequence, one genomic interval encodes:
- the rex1bd gene encoding required for excision 1-B domain-containing protein isoform X1, producing the protein MSQERATKTQAPTDFKNLVRRFYVLQAERVEAYKLFEEGHEAYLRTGPHYDFDRYKQLVHEITKAFCGISKEVLQIKEQLHQDFDRPDLSEHIDKLQIKEKEKLELTAKLQLAKQNAQDHPEDEDFQEKVREVKQEIIKNTAALSEILQDFKYDSEEPE; encoded by the exons ATGTCGCAGGAAAGAGCTACGAAAACACAG gcaCCTACAGATTTCAAAAATTTGGTCAGAAGATTTTATGTACTTCAAGCTGAGCGTGTGGAGGCATACAAACTATTTGAGGA GGGTCATGAGGCGTACTTAAGGACGGGGCCCCACTATGACTTCGATCGCTACAAACAGCTGGTACATGAGATAACGAAAGCATTCTGCGGCATTTCCAAAGAGGTTCTGCAGATTAAAGAGCAGCTGCACCAAGACTTCGACCGGCCCGACCTCTCCGAACACATTGACAAACTGCAGATTAAAGAGAAGGAGAAATTAGAGCTG ACAGCTAAGTTACAGCTGGCCAAGCAGAACGCCCAGGATCACCCAGAAGATGAGGATTTCCAAGAGAAAGTCCGTGAGGTCAAACAGGA GATTATAAAGAACACGGCTGCTTTGAGTGAGATTCTGCAAGACTTCAAGTATGACTCGGAGGAGCCGGAGTGA
- the rex1bd gene encoding required for excision 1-B domain-containing protein isoform X2 gives MAPTDFKNLVRRFYVLQAERVEAYKLFEEGHEAYLRTGPHYDFDRYKQLVHEITKAFCGISKEVLQIKEQLHQDFDRPDLSEHIDKLQIKEKEKLELTAKLQLAKQNAQDHPEDEDFQEKVREVKQEIIKNTAALSEILQDFKYDSEEPE, from the exons ATG gcaCCTACAGATTTCAAAAATTTGGTCAGAAGATTTTATGTACTTCAAGCTGAGCGTGTGGAGGCATACAAACTATTTGAGGA GGGTCATGAGGCGTACTTAAGGACGGGGCCCCACTATGACTTCGATCGCTACAAACAGCTGGTACATGAGATAACGAAAGCATTCTGCGGCATTTCCAAAGAGGTTCTGCAGATTAAAGAGCAGCTGCACCAAGACTTCGACCGGCCCGACCTCTCCGAACACATTGACAAACTGCAGATTAAAGAGAAGGAGAAATTAGAGCTG ACAGCTAAGTTACAGCTGGCCAAGCAGAACGCCCAGGATCACCCAGAAGATGAGGATTTCCAAGAGAAAGTCCGTGAGGTCAAACAGGA GATTATAAAGAACACGGCTGCTTTGAGTGAGATTCTGCAAGACTTCAAGTATGACTCGGAGGAGCCGGAGTGA
- the crlf1b gene encoding cytokine receptor-like factor 1b isoform X2, with translation MWRRMDYACARSHQYDKNRVERARGRQMTILVIMLFFVALLPYALTAHLAVISPQDPVLHIGSSMTAVCTISAELEITARSLYWTLNGKRLARNTYKVLSSTESSVTLHQLNGSLQRSGDNLVCHRSNGEVLAGSCLYVGSPPEKPINLTCWSRNTKDLSCRWSPGSQGETFINTKYILKYKLKWYGKEKDCEDYTGQLYTCYVPRDLAIFTPYEVWVEGSNQLGSATSDVITLDILDVVTTDPPPDVLVSRVGDLEDQLSVRWGSPPALKDYLFQAKYQIRYRVEESDEWKVIDDAGNQTSCRLAGLRAGTVYFVQVRCNPIGIYGSKKAGIWSDWSHSTAASTPGIDRSHIGSCESKPSEHNSTLRKELKQFFGWMRKHSYGCTDVSIKLYDQWRVWLQKAQKTHDQVLQSGKS, from the exons ATGTGGAGGAGAATGGATTATGCGTGCGCGCGCTCCCACCAGTATGACAAGAATCGAGTTGAGCGCGCGCGCGGCAGACAAATGACAATTTTAgtcattatgttgttttttgtggCGCTTCTTCCATATGCGCTTACAGCAC ACTTGGCCGTCATATCCCCCCAGGATCCAGTGCTTCACATAGGCTCGAGCATGACTGCGGTGTGCACCATTAGCGCCGAGCTGGAAATAACAGCTAGATCCTTGTACTGGACGCTGAATGGAAAACGCTTGGCTAGAAACACTTATAAGGTCCTCAGCTCGACCGAATCCAGCGTCACACTCCATCAACTCAATGGCTCCTTGCAGCGGTCAGGAGACAACCTGGTTTGCCATCGAAGCAACGGAGAAGTGTTGGCTGGATCATGTCTTTATGTTGGCT CGCCCCCTGAGAAACCCATCAACCTGACATGTTGGTCACGAAACACCAAGGATCTCAGCTGCAGATGGAGTCCGGGAAGTCAAGGAGAGACATtcataaatactaaatatatccTCAAGTACAAACTAAA ATGGTACGGTAAAGAGAAAGACTGCGAGGACTACACAGGACAGCTGTATACGTGCTACGTTCCTCGCGACCTTGCCATTTTTACACCATATGAAGTTTGGGTGGAGGGGTCCAATCAGCTTGGCTCTGCCACTTCTGATGTGATCACCTTAGACATTTTAGATGTAG TAACTACAGATCCGCCTCCTGATGTCCTTGTGAGCCGAGTTGGAGATCTGGAAGATCAATTAAGTGTACGTTGGGGGAGTCCTCCTGCTCTGAAAGACTACCTGTTTCAGGCGAAGTATCAGATACGATACCGTGTGGAGGAGAGTGACGAATGGAAG GTTATCGATGATGCTGGGAACCAGACATCTTGTCGGTTAGCGGGTCTCAGAGCCGGCACAGTGTATTTCGTCCAGGTACGCTGCAACCCAATCGGCATCTACGGCTCAAAGAAAGCAGGAATTTGGAGCGACTGGAGCCACTCAACCGCTGCATCGACACCTGGCATTG ACAGGTCACATATCGGCTCGTGCGAATCGAAGCCCAGCGAGCACAACTCGACGCTACGGAAGGAGCTTAAGCAGTTTTTCGGCTGGATGCGCAAACACTCTTACGGCTGTACGGACGTCAGCATCAAACTCTACGACCAATGGCGCGTCTGGCTGCAGAAAGCCCAGAAAACGCACGACCAG GTACTACAAAGCGGTAAATCATAG
- the crlf1b gene encoding cytokine receptor-like factor 1b isoform X1 yields the protein MWRRMDYACARSHQYDKNRVERARGRQMTILVIMLFFVALLPYALTAHLAVISPQDPVLHIGSSMTAVCTISAELEITARSLYWTLNGKRLARNTYKVLSSTESSVTLHQLNGSLQRSGDNLVCHRSNGEVLAGSCLYVGSPPEKPINLTCWSRNTKDLSCRWSPGSQGETFINTKYILKYKLKWYGKEKDCEDYTGQLYTCYVPRDLAIFTPYEVWVEGSNQLGSATSDVITLDILDVVTTDPPPDVLVSRVGDLEDQLSVRWGSPPALKDYLFQAKYQIRYRVEESDEWKVIDDAGNQTSCRLAGLRAGTVYFVQVRCNPIGIYGSKKAGIWSDWSHSTAASTPGIDRSHIGSCESKPSEHNSTLRKELKQFFGWMRKHSYGCTDVSIKLYDQWRVWLQKAQKTHDQVSEDTTHFLARHVSRQQIITVGTHDIRPVRKEEEAAFLGPTTKRTKVSVYSFDQ from the exons ATGTGGAGGAGAATGGATTATGCGTGCGCGCGCTCCCACCAGTATGACAAGAATCGAGTTGAGCGCGCGCGCGGCAGACAAATGACAATTTTAgtcattatgttgttttttgtggCGCTTCTTCCATATGCGCTTACAGCAC ACTTGGCCGTCATATCCCCCCAGGATCCAGTGCTTCACATAGGCTCGAGCATGACTGCGGTGTGCACCATTAGCGCCGAGCTGGAAATAACAGCTAGATCCTTGTACTGGACGCTGAATGGAAAACGCTTGGCTAGAAACACTTATAAGGTCCTCAGCTCGACCGAATCCAGCGTCACACTCCATCAACTCAATGGCTCCTTGCAGCGGTCAGGAGACAACCTGGTTTGCCATCGAAGCAACGGAGAAGTGTTGGCTGGATCATGTCTTTATGTTGGCT CGCCCCCTGAGAAACCCATCAACCTGACATGTTGGTCACGAAACACCAAGGATCTCAGCTGCAGATGGAGTCCGGGAAGTCAAGGAGAGACATtcataaatactaaatatatccTCAAGTACAAACTAAA ATGGTACGGTAAAGAGAAAGACTGCGAGGACTACACAGGACAGCTGTATACGTGCTACGTTCCTCGCGACCTTGCCATTTTTACACCATATGAAGTTTGGGTGGAGGGGTCCAATCAGCTTGGCTCTGCCACTTCTGATGTGATCACCTTAGACATTTTAGATGTAG TAACTACAGATCCGCCTCCTGATGTCCTTGTGAGCCGAGTTGGAGATCTGGAAGATCAATTAAGTGTACGTTGGGGGAGTCCTCCTGCTCTGAAAGACTACCTGTTTCAGGCGAAGTATCAGATACGATACCGTGTGGAGGAGAGTGACGAATGGAAG GTTATCGATGATGCTGGGAACCAGACATCTTGTCGGTTAGCGGGTCTCAGAGCCGGCACAGTGTATTTCGTCCAGGTACGCTGCAACCCAATCGGCATCTACGGCTCAAAGAAAGCAGGAATTTGGAGCGACTGGAGCCACTCAACCGCTGCATCGACACCTGGCATTG ACAGGTCACATATCGGCTCGTGCGAATCGAAGCCCAGCGAGCACAACTCGACGCTACGGAAGGAGCTTAAGCAGTTTTTCGGCTGGATGCGCAAACACTCTTACGGCTGTACGGACGTCAGCATCAAACTCTACGACCAATGGCGCGTCTGGCTGCAGAAAGCCCAGAAAACGCACGACCAGGTCAGTGAGGACACAACGCACTTCCTTGCGCGACACGTATCAAGACAACAAATCATTACCGTTGGCACACACGATATAAGGCCTGTGcgaaaagaagaagaagcagcaTTTTTGGGACCCACAACAAAGAGAACCAAAGTATCTGTTTATTCTTTTGATCAATAG